Proteins encoded in a region of the Oryctolagus cuniculus chromosome 10, mOryCun1.1, whole genome shotgun sequence genome:
- the LRRC2 gene encoding leucine-rich repeat-containing protein 2: MGHKVVVFDISAVRALWETRVRRHKAWQKKEAERLEKSALEKIKEEWNYVAECRRLGIPQAEYCRNGFVDTSVRLLERIERNSLIRQRSLAKGGGKQSSPFVLELSGEHWKELPDSLKEQTHLKEWHISNTLIQIIPAYIELFQAMRVLDLPKNQISHLPAEIGRLKNLRELNVSFNHLKSIPPELGDCEHLERLDCSGNLDLTELPFELSNLKRVTFVDISANKFSSVPICVLRMANLQWFDISNNNLNDLPQDIDRLEELQSFLLYKNKLTYLPYALLNLKKLALIVVSGDHLVEVPTALCDSSTPLKYVSLMDNPIEKTQCQEGDEVLETERDRQHFDKEFMKAYIEDLKERESVPSYTTKVSFSLQL; encoded by the exons ATGGGACATAAAGTGGTCGTGTTTGACATTTCCGCCGTCAGAGCCTTGTGGGAAACTCGGGTCAGGAGGCACAAAGCGTGGCAGAAGAAGGAGGCGGAGCGGCTGGAGAAGAGCGCCTTGGAGAA GATAAAGGAGGAGTGGAACTACGTGGCCGAGTGCCGGCGGCTGGGCATCCCGCAGGCCGAGTACTGCAGGAATGGCTTTGTGGACACCAGCGTGAGGCTTCTAGAAAGGATCGAGAGGAACTCCCTCATCAGGCAGCGGTCGCTCGCCAAGGGCGGAGGCAAGCAGAGCAGTCCGTTTGTGTTAGAACTCTCAGGGGAGCACTGGAAG gAGCTCCCAGACTCGTTGAAGGAGCAGACACACCTGAAAGAATGGCACATAAGCAATACTCTGATTCAGATCATTCCTGCCTATATTGAGCTGTTTCAAGCAATGAGGGTTCTGGATCTGCCAAAAAACCAAATCTCCCATCTCCCAGCTGAGATCG GCCGCTTGAAGAACCTGAGAGAACTCAACGTGAGCTTCAACCATCTGAAGAGCATTCCTCCAGAACTGGGGGACTGTGAGCACCTCGAGAGACTGGATTGTTCTGGAAATCTAGACCTAACCGAGCTGCCCTTCGAG TTAAGTAATTTGAAGCGAGTTACCTTTGTAGATATCTCCGCCAACAAGTTTTCCAGCGTCCCGATCTGTGTCCTGCGGATGGCTAATTTGCAGTGGTTTGATATCAGCAACAACAACCTGAATGACCTGCCACAAGACATAGACAG GCTGGAAGAACTGCAGAGCTTTCTCTTGTATAAAAACAAGCTGACCTATCTCCCGTACGCCTTGCTTAACCTAAAGAAGCTCGCCTTGATAGTCGTCAGTGGGGACCATTTGGTGGAGGTTCCAACTGCTCTTTGTGACTCGTCCACACCATTAAA GTATGTAAGCCTGATGGACAATCCTATTGAAAAGACCCAATGTCAAGAAGGTGATGAAGTGCTGGAGACCGAACGGGATCGCCAGCATTTTGATAAGGAATTTATGAAAGCTTATATTGAAGATCTGAAAGAAAGAG AATCTGTTCCCAGCTATACCACCAAGGTATCTTTCAGCCTTCAGCTTTGA